Genomic window (Leptolyngbya iicbica LK):
GTTACTACACCACGACAAAAGATGGCCAAATTCGAGTCGATGTGACTGGTTTCTATGATGCGCTGCTCGAAGCACGCGGCATTCAGCTAGATCCTGACAAAGGCAAAGATGGTCGTGGCCGTGAACCCACGTATCGTGTAAGCGTTCATAAAAATGGTCAGATTGTCATCGGCTCAACCTATACCGATGAAATGGGGTTAAAACCAGGGGATGAGTTTGAAATCAAGCTGGGCTATAAGCATATTCATTTGATTCAACTAGATGCTGGTGACGAAGCTGAATAATCGCTTAGCTGAGGATTAGTCTCCAAAAGTACTGTTCGTTATTTGAATAGCCCAAAAGGAGGGCGATTGCTCACTCAGCGATCGCCCTCCTTTTTTTGGCTATATGAAAGCCTGCCGATCTCACTGGCACTGCGAGTGGGTTAGTTAATGCGCGGCCGATCAGGTCAGCCATGGCCACAAGCAGTAAGTCATCATTGACGAGCCAGCCCATCCGCAGCCGTTAATGCGGAACAGCGAGTCATGGATAATATTTTTGAATTCCTTCAATCACCCATTTATCCCCGCATGACTAAATTCTCATGGAGTCCACATCGATCCCTGTCTATGACAGCAGATTTCTATTCTTAATTAGGTAACGACTTGAGTAACACTTAGTTGTCTGAAGTTGCAAAATATTTCGGTCTGACCGCAGAAATGCGATCGGCATCGCCTGACGGGTAATGTAAGACTATTCAGACTCATCCTTCCCAACACTCAATCTTGATTGGCTCGCTCTCTACTAGATTGGGCTTTTGATTCTATCCGCAAGTTCACAACAACCATACGAGTTGGCCGACTCAACAAAGATTGTATAAAGCTACGAAAAATTGATTTTGTTGATTGTGTCCTCTCCGCTTTGATCAAGTAACGGTCATTTGCCCCAGTGCTTGCCCCAGCGTAAAACTGCCTGATCTGTAGGGCCAGTAGTCAACTTTGGTAGCACGATGGGCACCTCTAGTCGTCCTTAGGAGTCACCATGGGCCTATCTAAAACCATTTGCCAAGGCCATCCCCTTTTGGCTACTAGCCGCGCGGCCATGCCACCTCTGTTGTCGCGGGTGTCTGCTTCATGCGGTGATTTAGCGCGGGAATATGGTTTTGAGCGTCACCGCCGAGTTTATGCTTGCCCGATCGATTTTCAAGACAATGCGTCGCCTCAACCTAGCTTTTTAGAAGCCCTATTGGGCGATGGTTAAACGACTACTGGGTGAAATGACGTCGGCGATCGCTCCTCAAGCCGAAATCATCAGTTTTCTCAAAACGCTACATACGTTTGAGATGGCGTTGACAATAGCGCCCCCACTGTAAATTTTTGTTTGTGCAGCAGCGGACTGATCGAAACTGATCGAATGAGATCAGCAAGCTTGGTCCAGGTCTAGAACTTTGTCTGGCTCACGGCGATCGCGGGCCAGAGATTGGTACCCAACCTCTGATGCATTGACCAATCGCCCATGTATTAAGGATTTTCCAAAGGGCGGATGAGTGCGCGATCGCATCCGCCGCTGGCAACCATGAATAGGTATTAGCGTTAATATGTTGGCAACTTCAACGCTAGCCAAAACTTTGCTCAAAAGAATTTTCTACAAAGTTTTGCTCAGACATTCAGGGTGTCCCCCCTCACGCAACGTAAAGGGAAATAAGCTAGATCAGCTTATGAAGATCATCAATGGGCAGATCACTGCTCTGGGTCTGCCGTCTTTAGGCTTATTGCACTGGTGCAATGCGGCGCTCTTGGGAGACCCAGTTGGTTTGCTGCTCACGCAGTCACAGTTTGTATTGCAAGCGAGTGCTGCACGGCATCCCCTCAATCTCTTTAGAGATTGGTGATGACCAAATGGACCGAATGATTTTCTGAACGTGTGGTTTGCAGTCGAGAGAGTTAGCCGTGCAGATGCCTGAAACTGGTTCCGCAGGAATCATCCCAGTTGAGACTGAGATTGTGGCAGTCACTGTTTACCCCGAGCAGGCGCGGGTGACTCGCCAAGGACAGCTCGAGGTCAAGACGCCGCAAGTCATCTTAGATATTGGGCCGCTACCAGCCACCCTGGCACCGCCGAGTATTCAAGCTTATGCCCGAGGAACGGCTCAGGTCATCATCCAAAAACCGACCCTGAAGCCCCTGTTTCGCAACGATGACTGGTTGGCCCAGGAATCCGAACTGAGCGATCGCTTTCACCAGGCCGAAACCCAGTTTCACCTTTGCAAAGACGCGATCGCTGGACTCCAGCAACAGCAGACATTTTTACAATCATTGGCCGACAAATCCGCCCGGACTTTAGCCCAGGGCCTGGCCCAACAAACGACTGACCTCGCCCACGTGACCGAGTTCACGCAATTCTTAGCCGCCAGCCATCAACGTTTGAGTAAAGCGATCGCGGAACAAGAGCGACGAAAACATGACCTTGACCACCAGTTGCAAACCACTCGTCAGGCATTGCAGCAGTTTCAAGCCAGCGGCAAAACCCCCAAATACCACATTCGCCTGCCGCTCATCGTGCAGCAGCCGGGCATCGTCGACCTCAGCATCGTCTACGATGTGACCGAGGCCAAATGGCAACCCGCCTATGATGTACGGCTCCAGGCCGATCAGCCCAGCTTGCAAATCGACTGCATCGCCGAAGTGCAGCAGCAGACGGGTGAGGATTGGTCAGCCGTAGCCTTGAAAGTCTCCACGGCAGTACCAGAAAAAACGCCCGAAATTCCCGATGCAAGCTTGCTCCGCCTCCCTTCCACATTGCACTCTAAGCCCACTGCATCTGGGACTTCGCAAAAGCGACTGTCTCGCAAGACGGCCAGCCCAATTTTGGATGACACCTACCGCATGCTCGGGGCCGTGCCCGGCAGCGAGATTCCGCCCCAAAAGGAGAGCGACCCGGTGGGCGACGCCAAGCTACAACCCGCAAACGCCATCATCTGTTTTGTTGCACCCGCGCCAGGCTGTGTGCTGAGTGACGGCGAAGTGCATCGAGTCCCGGTGGGTCAATTGCAACTCGAAAGCCGTCTCACCTATGTGGCGCTCCCCCAGCGCTGCAGTGCCGCCTATTTATGCGCAGCGTTGACCAATCCTGCTGATAAGTGGCCCTTGTTACCTGGCACGGCCTATTTATTCCGCGATGGGGGGTATGTCGGCGCAGAGACATTTGACTACGTGGCGCCCGGGGCATCCTTTGAACTCAGTTTGGGACTTGATGAGCGGGTACCGATTCAGCGGGAATTAGTCACTCAAAAATCAGAAACCGAAGCGACGGGACGTGATCTCAGAGCGTATCGTTTAGCTATCTCTAATCCGTTTGACCACGCCATTGATGTCACCGTGATCGAGCAAATTCCCATTAGTCGCTCTGATGAGGTCGTGGTGCACGTCACTCAGGCCCAACCCACCGTCGACCTAGACCCAGACCATCAATGTCGATG
Coding sequences:
- a CDS encoding AbrB family transcriptional regulator translates to MASTKTDALTGKALLQKVKDLAHLTKREKARECGYYTTTKDGQIRVDVTGFYDALLEARGIQLDPDKGKDGRGREPTYRVSVHKNGQIVIGSTYTDEMGLKPGDEFEIKLGYKHIHLIQLDAGDEAE
- a CDS encoding mucoidy inhibitor MuiA family protein, with the translated sequence MAVTVYPEQARVTRQGQLEVKTPQVILDIGPLPATLAPPSIQAYARGTAQVIIQKPTLKPLFRNDDWLAQESELSDRFHQAETQFHLCKDAIAGLQQQQTFLQSLADKSARTLAQGLAQQTTDLAHVTEFTQFLAASHQRLSKAIAEQERRKHDLDHQLQTTRQALQQFQASGKTPKYHIRLPLIVQQPGIVDLSIVYDVTEAKWQPAYDVRLQADQPSLQIDCIAEVQQQTGEDWSAVALKVSTAVPEKTPEIPDASLLRLPSTLHSKPTASGTSQKRLSRKTASPILDDTYRMLGAVPGSEIPPQKESDPVGDAKLQPANAIICFVAPAPGCVLSDGEVHRVPVGQLQLESRLTYVALPQRCSAAYLCAALTNPADKWPLLPGTAYLFRDGGYVGAETFDYVAPGASFELSLGLDERVPIQRELVTQKSETEATGRDLRAYRLAISNPFDHAIDVTVIEQIPISRSDEVVVHVTQAQPTVDLDPDHQCRWLTQLAARSSQYIFYEYEVKYPPEGALSNLNL